The Dongia rigui genome includes the window CGGGCCTGACGCTCCATGTCGAGAACCTCTATGGCGAGAACAACCACCATATCGTCGAGAGCTGCTTCAAGGCGCTGGCCCGCGCCCTGCGCCACGCCATCGAGATCGATCCGCGGAAATCCGACGCTGTGCCTTCGACCAAGGGCACCTTGGGTGGAAGTCTGGGCGGAAAATCGCTCGCCAAGCCATGACGGTCGCGGTCATCGATTACGGCGCGGGTAATCTGAAATCTGCCGCCAAGGCGCTCGTGCACGCAGCCTCCGAGACCGGCGACAAGGTGGTCATCACCGCCGATGCGGATGTGATTGCCAAGGCTGACCGCATCGTTCTGCCGGGTGTCGGTGCCTTTGCCGAATGCAAGCGTGGCCTCGAAGCGCTGGATGGCGGTGTCGCCGCCATGCGCGAAGCCGTGCTGGAGAAGGGGCGGCCGATCTTAGGGATCTGCGTCGGCATGCAATTGCTGGCCACGGTCGGTGTCGAATATGGCGAGCATGCGGGCCTTGATTGGATCAAGGGCCGTGTCGTCAAGCTGACGCCCGATGATCCAACCTTGAAGATTCCGCAGATGGGGTGGAACGATCTCCATTTTAAGCAGCCGCACCCGATCTTTGCCGGCCTCCAATCCGGCGCGCACGCCTATTTCGTCCACTCCTACCACTTCATCGCCGACCATGCGGACGAGGTCTTGGCTGACGTCGATTACGGCGGCAAGGTGACGGCGGCGGTCGGGCGTCGCAACATCGTTGGACTGCAATTCCATCCTGAAAAGAGCCAGGCGGTGGGTTTGCAGATCCTTGGCAACTTCCTGCGCTGGAGACCCTGAGATCATGGCCGATATCGCCATCAGCATCGTCAGCGAATTGAAGCGCAGTGAATTGGAAGAGCTGTGCGAGGCGACCGAACTTGCGATCGAAGCCGGTGGCGGCTTCGGCTGGCTGAAGCCACCGCACCGGAACATCCTGGAAGTGTTCTGGAAGGGTGTCATGCTGGTGCCCGACCGTGTGCTGTTCATCGGCAAGCTCGACGGCACCATCGCGGCTTCCGCGCAATTGGTGCGCCCGACGCGCAACAACGAGGCGCAGAGCCATTCGGCGCAGATCACCACGTCCTTCGTCGCCCCCTGGGCGCGTGGCCATGGCCTGGCGCGACAGCTGACTCTGGCGGTTGAGGAAGAGGCAAAGAAGCGCGGCGTCAAGGTGCTCAATCTCGATGTGCGCGAAACGCTGCAGGCGGCGATCAGCCTCTATCACAATCTCGGCTATCACGAGATCGGCCGACACCCGCGCTATGCCCAGGTCGATGGGCAATATGTGGGTGGCCTCTATTTCTGGAAATCGCTGGAAGGTTGACGGCACGATGATTCTCTTCCCCGCGATCGATCTCAAAGGCGGTCAATGCGTGCGCCTGGTGAAGGGCGACATGGCACAGGCGACCGTCTTCAACACCGACCCCGCCGACCAGGCGCGGCAGTTTGCGGCGGCCGGGGCCACATGGCTGCATCTGGTTGATCTCGATGGCGCCTTTGCTGGTGAGGCCGTGAATGCGGCAGCGGTCGAGGGCATTCTTGCAGCGGTCGATATCCCCGTGCAATTGGGCGGTGGCATCCGCGAGATGGCCCATATCGAAGCCTGGCTGGGGAAGGGCATTGCCCGCGTCATCCTCGGCACCGTCGCGCTGAAGAACCCCGATCTCGTGAAGGCCGCCTGCAAGCGCTTCCCCAACCAGATCGTCGTCGGCATCGACGCCAAGGGTGGCAAGGTCGCGGTGGAAGGCTGGGCCGAGACCTCCGAACTCACCGCCCTTGAGCTCGCGCTTCGTTTCGAGGATGCCGGGGTGGCCGCGATCATCTACACCGATATCGACCGTGATGGGCTGCTGCAGGGTGTCAACGTGACTGCCACGGCGGAGCTGGCGGCAGCGCTCTCGATCCCCGTTATCGCCTCGGGCGGCGTCTCCTCGATCGCCGATATCGACGCGCTGCTCAGCGTTCAATCGCAAGCCAAGAAGAAGGGCGGCGGCATCACCGGCGTCATCTCCGGCCGCGCCATCTATGACGGCCGCCTCGATCTCAAAGAGGCACTGCAGAAGTTGCGAGCACACGCATGATGAATCTGGCCCTGCAATCACCCCCCTCTCTAGCTCTCTCCCTCCCGGAGGCGAATGCCGACATGCGTCGACGGGGGGGAGAGGACGTCCTTTTTCCCTCCCCCCTTGAGGGGGAGGGTCAGGGAGGGGGGTATGGCTCGACCGGGTTCGCTCTCGAAGGTCAAATGCCATGCTGAAGATGCGCGTCATCCCCTGTCTTGATGTGAAGGACGGACGAGTCGTCAAAGGCGTCAATTTCGTCAACCTGATCGATGCCGGCGATCCGGTCGAGCAGGCGAAGATCTATGATGCGGCTGGGGCGGACGAGCTGACCTTCCTCGACATCACCGCAAGCTCGGACAATCGCGACACGCTTTACGACGTCGTCTCGAAGACAGCTGAGGCCTGCTTCATGCCGCTGACTGTCGGCGGCGGCGTGCGCAAATCCGAGGACATCCGCAAGCTGCTGCTGGCCGGCGCCGACAAGGTGTCGATCAACACGGCCGCGGTGAAGAACCCGGACTTCGTCAAAGAAGCGGCGCAGAAATTCGGCGACCAATGCATCGTCGTCTCGATCGATGCCAAGGAGACCGCGCCGGGCAGGTTCGAGATCTTCACCCATGGCGGCCGCGAGCCCACGGGCATTGATGCGGTAAATTTTGCCAAGCGCATGGCGGAGAACGGGGCGGGCGAGTTGCTCGTAACCTCGATGGACCGCGATGGCACAAAGCAGGGCTACAACATCCCGCTCACGCGCGCGATCGCCGATGCCGTTTCCGTGCCCGTGATCGCCTCAGGCGGCGTCGGGTCCCTGGATGATCTGGTGGCCGGCATCCGCGACGGCCATGCCACGGCGGTTTTGGCCGCATCAATATTTCATTTTGGCACCTTTACCATTGGTCAAGCAAAAGCCCATATGCTGGCAGCTGGTCTCAGCATGCGCCCCTGATTTGTCGCGCTTTAGCCGAACTTGTTCGGTCAAAGTGTGTCGCGCGCCACTGACATACAGCAACATGCCGTCCAATATGGGGGAAGGACGGCAAGGGTTAAGGGCTTTTAACGATGTCGGAAAAATTGGACGGGACCGTCTTGGACTGCCTGTTCCGCACCATCGAGGGGCGGCGCGGCGGCGATCCCAACGGATCCCACACGGCCCGGCTCTTTGCCAAGGGCACGGCCAAGATCGCGCAGAAAGTCGGTGAGGAGGCCGTCGAGGCCATCATCGAAGCGATGCGCGGTGACAATCCAGCCTTGGTCGCCGAATCCTCGGACCTGCTTTATCACCTGCTGGTGCTGTGGGCCGATCGCGGTGTGCGCCCGGACGATGTCTGGGCCAAGCTCAAGGAACGCGAAGGCATCTCCGGCATCGCCGAAAAGGCCGCCCGCCGCGAAGCCAAGCTCGCCGGCAAGTAATCAGCTGCCAGCTCACCTCGTCGGCACTCAACTGGTCGGCGCTCAACTGGTCGGGGCGTTATCGGCGACGATGGGTGCCGGCAGGGATTTGAGGCAGGTATCGACCGGCTTCTTTTCAGCCCTGATCGAGCGCGCTTCGGCGTAAGAGACGCGATAGGCGCCTGCTGCCGCTTCCGGATAGAGGAAGAGATCGAGCACGCAATCGCTGCCGATATATTGAAAGATGCGGCCGTCTTCCTCATCTCGGATGCGTGCCGGCTTGCCGAGGGCGGCCTGCAATTCATCGGCGGCGAGGCCCATCAGCTTGTCGGCGGTCTGCCAGATCGTGGCGGGCGCCGGGGTTTCTGCCGGGGCGGCCGCGGCATCGGGTGCCTGCACGCCATGGGCCGGATTCTTGGGTGTGCGCATGGCGGCGCCGGGTTTATAGGGCTGGGCGGCGCAGGCCGTGAGCAAAGTGGCGCCGAGGACACAGAACAGGGCGTGGCGCAATCGTCTGACACCGGCGTGCCTATCGCCGACGGTTGCAACAACCCTACCCCGATGTTTGGAACGCACCACGTTCCGATCTCCCAAGCACCGGTGCCCTTCGCCTGAAGGGCACCTACCCCAAGTCAGCCGCTCAAGCCTAATCCCCGGTGGTTTCCCGACTCTTAACGGCCGGGATAACCAAGCAATACGGGGTGCTTCAGCGACCGTTGCCGGAAACGACCGGCGCGCCGTCAGCCAGGGCTTCGATCGTGCCGGAGATGACACCGCCGCGCTCGACTTCGAGCTGGCCGTAACGGATCTTGCCCAGCACCTTGCCGGTGGCGCGAATGGTCAGGCGGTTGCGCACGACCAGGTCGCCATCGAAGCGGCCGGAAATATCGGCGGATTCAATTTCGGCCGAACCCTTGAACTCACCCGACTGGGCGATGTCCATGGCGCGGCAATCGGAGAGGACGGCCTCGACCTTGCCTTCGACGACCAGGCTGTCGCAGGTGCGGATCTCGCCGTTGAGGAAAATGTCGCGGCCGACGATGAGCTTCTTCTGCTCGGCTTCCGGGGCGCGGGGCGCAGCCGTGGCGCCACCGGTCGGACGCGGCGCGAACGCGCTCATATCCGGGCCGCGGCGGGCGATGTCGGGGTTCATGGCGGGGCGCGACGGCGCGCTCGGCGCGGCTTCGGGCTTGGTATAGCTCTTGTTGTCGCCATCGGTCGGTGCCGCGGCGGCGGTGCCCGGAGTGGGTTGCTCGTCTTTCTTTTTGCCAAACATGCGGTGCTGGTCCCTAGCCTGAACGTGAGAAGCCTGAAACGTGAGAATTTAGTCCCCCAGCAGCACGCCTGTGCGGCGACCCCGGGCGAATGCGTTTGCCGTTCCCGCAAGCCGCCCGGTGTCTCACGGTCGGCCTACCCCCTACGCGGTCCCAGATTTACCACAGATTCAAAGATATGCACCATAAAAGCGATGCCAACGATGGGCGCGATGAGATTGAGAACGGGGATTGTGGCAAGGAAAGCGATGACGACGCCGGCCAGCACGAAACGGGCGCGATGGCGCTGGAAAAGGGCCTTGGCATCGGCGCGCGGCAGGCGCCGGAAAGCCGGCATTTCGAAATACTCGCGCCCCAGCAGATAGCCGTTGAGACCATAGGCGACGACGGCATAGACCGGCGGGAAGAAGAGCAGCGGCAATGTGAAGACGTTGACGACCAGGGCGATCGCCGCCAGCTTCACGCCGTCCAGCAGCATTTCCGGGATGGCGACCTTGTAGGGATGGGTGGCGTTCGGATAATGCCGCGCCATGACCGCATCGACCACCTGGTCGGAAAAGAGGGCTGCCGTGGTCGCGGTGACGATGGGGAAGGTGAACCAGGCGATCACCAGCACGGCGAAGAAACCTAAGAAATGCGCGGCATCCGCCCACCAGCCATTGAGACCCGTCAGCCAGTCGATCAGGAACCAGCCACCAATCATGAGCCCGCCGAAAACCACGAAGGCGATGGCGATGCTGATGCCGATGACTTTCTGGATGCGCGGGTCGGAAAGCTGGGCAAAAGCCAGCGACAAGGCTTGGATCACGTGGAATTATCCAGTTCTGTCAGAATGTTGCCACTTTTTAGCGGAAAGCTCTGCCGCTAACAACCGATGGGGTGCCTGGCGGTGGACAGTGAAGGAAATAGGTATATGCGCCGCGCGCGCAAGGTGTTGAGCATTCTGCTCACGGTTTCGTTGCTGCTGGGGACGAGTCTGGCGCAGGCGGAAACGCAAGAACGCCTGTTCGGCTCCTGGTGCGACGATACCGGCTACCGCATCGATATCGGCCCGCAGGGGATCCGTTTCCGCGACCGCCAGATGGGTGATCCGCCGGCAGGGACCGATCTTGTCGTCAAGGACGGGACCGCCACCTACACCCAGGATTTCCGCCAAAGCGCCTGGCCGCAGATCGGCCTGCTGAGCTGTACCTTGCGCCTTCTCGGCGACAATGCTGCGGCCGAAACCTGTTCCGGCGATGGCTACGGTTTCATGCCATTTTTCGCCCTGAAGCGCTGTCCGCAGGATGTGATCAGCTGAAATCGCGGCAGCTTCGCCCCCCTCCCGACCTCCCCCCTGAAGGTGGGAGGGGTCTAGAGCGAGGCTGATCGATCAAACTCAGTCCAAGAGCCCTCCCACCTTCAGGGGGGAGGGATGGGTGGGGGGCGGGCCGGAACTCGGTCACAGCCGGTTCGCTTGCCCAAACGCCCTTGATCCCTATACTCCGCCCCGAAAAGCGCTCGGCCCAAAAAGCACTCAGGCAGGGGCGCTAGTGAATCTGACCTCGCGGGGATGAATGAGCGACAAGTTGTTTGACGTCTGCGGTATCGGCAATGCCATTGTCGACGTGCTGGCCCATTGCGATCAGGACTTCATCGAGCGCATGAGCCTCAACAAGGGCACCATGACCCTCATCGATTCAGCCCGTGCCGAGGAGCTTTACGCTGCCATGGGACCGGCGGTCGAAGCCTCAGGCGGATCCTGCGGCAACACGATTGCGGGCTTGGCGAGCCTGGGCGGCAGGGGTGCCTATATCGGCAAGGTCGGCAATGACCAGCTGGGCGGCATCTTCCGCCATGACATGCGGGCAACCGGCGTGCATTTCGAAACGCCGAGCGCCACCAGCACGACACCGACTGCGCGCAGCATGATCTTCGTGACGCCCGATGCCGAGCGCACCATGAACACGTATCTCGGCGCCTGTGTCGAGCTCACCCCCGACGATGTCGACCCAGCGGTCGTGACGCGCTCGAAAGTGACCTATCTGGAAGGCTATCTGTGGGATCCGCCCTTGGCCAAGCAGGCGTTCCTCAAGGCCGCCAATCTGGCCCATGGTGCGGGACGCGAGATTTCGCTGACCCTTTCGGATCCGTTCTGCGTGAAGCGCTACCTCACCGAATTCCAGGATCTGGTGAAGAACCATGTCGATATCCTGTTCGCCAACGAACACGAGATCACGGCGTTGTGGGAGACGGATGATTTCGAGGCGGCGGTGAAGGCCACGCGCGAACATTGCAGCCTTGCCGCCATTACCCGCAGCGCCAAGGGCTCGACCATCGTTACCGAAACCCAGGTGATCGACGTCCCGGCTTGGCCGGTGCGACAGGTGGTGGATGTGACCGGCGCCGGCGACCTTTATGCCGCCGGTTTCCTTTATGGCTATACCCAGGGACGCGACCATGCCGACAGCGCCCGGATCGGCGCCTTGGCAGCGGGCGAGGTCATCAGCCATTTCGGCGCCCGGCCCGAAACCCCCCTTGCCGAGCTTCTGTTGCAGCAAGTGGGCTAATCAGGTAAAAGCCCGGCTGAAACAACACCCCTCATTCCAGCCGCGTCCCTTGCTTACCGGGGCGCGGATGAGGAGCTGCCGTGGGGAAACCCGTCGGCACTGTTAACTGGTTGCCATTCCACAATAATTTCCTCCACCGGGCAGGGCCGGATAAGAGGAATGGGTGAGGGCGGCCGATGGCGATTGTAACAATCGCCATGGGATGATGGGCGTTACGGCAATTTTTGGATCAAGTGACGTCATGAAACTGCGCAATATCGCCATCATCGCCCATGTCGACCACGGCAAAACCACGCTCGTCGACCAGCTCCTGCGCCAATCCGGCGCCTTCCGCGTCAACCAGCAGGTCGCTGAACGCGTGATGGATTCCAACGATCTCGAAAAAGAACGTGGCATCACCATCCTGGCCAAATGCACCTCGATCCAGTGGCAGGACACCCGCATCAACATCGTCGATACCCCGGGTCACGCCGATTTCGGCGGCGAGGTCGAGCGCATCTTGAGCATGGTCGACGGCGTCGTGCTGCTGGTCGATGCCGCCGAAGGCGCCCTGCCGCAGACCAAGTTCGTGACCACCAAGGCGCTGCGCTTGGGCCTGCGTCCCATCGTCATCATCAATAAATGCGACCGCCCGGACGCCGATCCGCATGCCGTCCATGACCAGGTGTTCGACCTGTTCGCGGCCCTCGATGCCAGCCCCGAGCAGCTCGATTTCCCGACGCTCTTTGCCTCGTCGAAGCAGGGTTGGGCCACCACCGATCTGGAGAAGGGCGAGCGCACCGACCTCAGCCCGCTCTACAACCTCATCGTCGAACACGTGCCGGCGCCCAAGGTCGAGGAGAACAAGCCCTTCTCGATGCTGGTGACGACGCTCGAATACGACAACTATCTCGGCCGCGTGCTCACGGGCCGCATCCAGACCGGCAAGGCGCAGGTCAACATGCAGCTGCGCGCCATGCGTCCCGATGGGACCCAGGTCGAAGTCGGCCGCCTCACCAAGCTGCTGGCC containing:
- a CDS encoding adenosine kinase, yielding MSDKLFDVCGIGNAIVDVLAHCDQDFIERMSLNKGTMTLIDSARAEELYAAMGPAVEASGGSCGNTIAGLASLGGRGAYIGKVGNDQLGGIFRHDMRATGVHFETPSATSTTPTARSMIFVTPDAERTMNTYLGACVELTPDDVDPAVVTRSKVTYLEGYLWDPPLAKQAFLKAANLAHGAGREISLTLSDPFCVKRYLTEFQDLVKNHVDILFANEHEITALWETDDFEAAVKATREHCSLAAITRSAKGSTIVTETQVIDVPAWPVRQVVDVTGAGDLYAAGFLYGYTQGRDHADSARIGALAAGEVISHFGARPETPLAELLLQQVG
- a CDS encoding phosphoribosyl-ATP diphosphatase; translated protein: MSEKLDGTVLDCLFRTIEGRRGGDPNGSHTARLFAKGTAKIAQKVGEEAVEAIIEAMRGDNPALVAESSDLLYHLLVLWADRGVRPDDVWAKLKEREGISGIAEKAARREAKLAGK
- a CDS encoding GNAT family N-acetyltransferase is translated as MADIAISIVSELKRSELEELCEATELAIEAGGGFGWLKPPHRNILEVFWKGVMLVPDRVLFIGKLDGTIAASAQLVRPTRNNEAQSHSAQITTSFVAPWARGHGLARQLTLAVEEEAKKRGVKVLNLDVRETLQAAISLYHNLGYHEIGRHPRYAQVDGQYVGGLYFWKSLEG
- the hisA gene encoding 1-(5-phosphoribosyl)-5-[(5-phosphoribosylamino)methylideneamino]imidazole-4-carboxamide isomerase, encoding MILFPAIDLKGGQCVRLVKGDMAQATVFNTDPADQARQFAAAGATWLHLVDLDGAFAGEAVNAAAVEGILAAVDIPVQLGGGIREMAHIEAWLGKGIARVILGTVALKNPDLVKAACKRFPNQIVVGIDAKGGKVAVEGWAETSELTALELALRFEDAGVAAIIYTDIDRDGLLQGVNVTATAELAAALSIPVIASGGVSSIADIDALLSVQSQAKKKGGGITGVISGRAIYDGRLDLKEALQKLRAHA
- the hisH gene encoding imidazole glycerol phosphate synthase subunit HisH translates to MTVAVIDYGAGNLKSAAKALVHAASETGDKVVITADADVIAKADRIVLPGVGAFAECKRGLEALDGGVAAMREAVLEKGRPILGICVGMQLLATVGVEYGEHAGLDWIKGRVVKLTPDDPTLKIPQMGWNDLHFKQPHPIFAGLQSGAHAYFVHSYHFIADHADEVLADVDYGGKVTAAVGRRNIVGLQFHPEKSQAVGLQILGNFLRWRP
- a CDS encoding bactofilin family protein, whose product is MFGKKKDEQPTPGTAAAAPTDGDNKSYTKPEAAPSAPSRPAMNPDIARRGPDMSAFAPRPTGGATAAPRAPEAEQKKLIVGRDIFLNGEIRTCDSLVVEGKVEAVLSDCRAMDIAQSGEFKGSAEIESADISGRFDGDLVVRNRLTIRATGKVLGKIRYGQLEVERGGVISGTIEALADGAPVVSGNGR
- the hisF gene encoding imidazole glycerol phosphate synthase subunit HisF, with amino-acid sequence MLKMRVIPCLDVKDGRVVKGVNFVNLIDAGDPVEQAKIYDAAGADELTFLDITASSDNRDTLYDVVSKTAEACFMPLTVGGGVRKSEDIRKLLLAGADKVSINTAAVKNPDFVKEAAQKFGDQCIVVSIDAKETAPGRFEIFTHGGREPTGIDAVNFAKRMAENGAGELLVTSMDRDGTKQGYNIPLTRAIADAVSVPVIASGGVGSLDDLVAGIRDGHATAVLAASIFHFGTFTIGQAKAHMLAAGLSMRP
- a CDS encoding EI24 domain-containing protein, which codes for MIQALSLAFAQLSDPRIQKVIGISIAIAFVVFGGLMIGGWFLIDWLTGLNGWWADAAHFLGFFAVLVIAWFTFPIVTATTAALFSDQVVDAVMARHYPNATHPYKVAIPEMLLDGVKLAAIALVVNVFTLPLLFFPPVYAVVAYGLNGYLLGREYFEMPAFRRLPRADAKALFQRHRARFVLAGVVIAFLATIPVLNLIAPIVGIAFMVHIFESVVNLGPRRG